A section of the Bacteroidales bacterium genome encodes:
- a CDS encoding ABC transporter permease codes for MQNNKFFALNLEFFIARRLIKGHSGGFSDPIIRIAIIAVALGLAVMIIAMAIVTGFQQEIRDKVIGFGGHIQVSHYDANVSYESTSVETDEALMDELREITGVKHVQVFAYKPGILKTDEDIEGVVLKGAGKDFDWSFFGEKIISGSVIGFSDTAVSNQILISKNTASLLKLEPGDDVRMFFIIDNLIRARRFNIQGIYETGLGEFDDMFVICDIGHIQRLNAWNENQVAGFEILVNDFKHLDAVAEEVYNLIPYDLDAQTIRQVYPQIFDWLQLQDMNVIIVLSLMVLVAVITMISALLIIILERTHTIGMLKAMGYESWNIRKVFLIVAGNIAIKGILWGNFAGLALAFAQKYFGIIKLSQESYYVSVVPIEINFVYLLLLNIGTLIISVLVLLIPSAIISAITPVKAIRYD; via the coding sequence TTGCAAAATAACAAATTCTTTGCTTTGAACCTTGAATTTTTTATCGCCCGCCGCCTTATAAAAGGACATTCAGGTGGTTTTTCTGATCCAATTATCCGGATCGCCATTATTGCCGTTGCGCTCGGACTTGCTGTGATGATCATTGCTATGGCCATTGTTACCGGGTTCCAGCAGGAAATCAGGGACAAAGTGATTGGTTTTGGCGGGCATATCCAGGTCAGCCATTACGATGCGAATGTTTCATACGAGTCAACTTCTGTTGAAACAGATGAAGCACTAATGGATGAACTCCGTGAAATCACCGGCGTGAAGCATGTCCAGGTATTTGCATATAAACCGGGGATACTGAAAACTGACGAGGACATAGAAGGTGTTGTACTCAAAGGTGCCGGAAAAGATTTTGACTGGTCTTTTTTTGGTGAGAAAATTATTTCCGGTTCGGTCATTGGGTTTTCAGATACTGCAGTTTCAAATCAGATATTGATATCGAAAAATACGGCCTCGCTATTGAAACTAGAACCCGGCGACGATGTACGGATGTTTTTTATCATTGATAACCTGATTCGAGCCAGACGATTTAACATCCAGGGAATTTACGAAACCGGCCTCGGCGAGTTTGACGATATGTTTGTTATCTGCGATATCGGCCATATTCAGCGGCTGAATGCCTGGAATGAAAATCAGGTGGCAGGTTTTGAGATATTGGTGAATGATTTTAAACATCTCGATGCTGTTGCTGAAGAGGTGTACAACCTGATACCTTACGACCTCGATGCTCAAACCATCAGGCAAGTTTACCCGCAAATTTTCGACTGGCTGCAATTACAGGATATGAATGTCATCATTGTTCTTAGTTTAATGGTTTTGGTAGCAGTAATTACAATGATTTCGGCCTTGCTGATCATTATTCTCGAAAGAACCCACACCATTGGAATGCTGAAAGCGATGGGCTATGAGAGTTGGAATATCCGTAAGGTTTTTCTCATCGTGGCTGGCAACATCGCTATCAAGGGGATACTCTGGGGAAATTTTGCCGGCCTTGCCCTGGCGTTCGCACAAAAATACTTTGGCATCATCAAGCTTTCTCAGGAATCCTATTATGTCTCCGTCGTCCCGATTGAGATAAATTTCGTATATTTGCTGCTTCTAAATATTGGAACACTGATTATCAGCGTGTTGGTTCTTCTGATTCCTTCTGCAATCATATCAGCCATCACACCGGTAAAGGCAATCAGATATGATTAA
- a CDS encoding DUF1343 domain-containing protein: MKRLIKFRKIPFIALLLLVSSCRATPRQDANPKMLVTGAERTEIYLPMLKGKNIGLVANHTSLIGTTHLLDSLLALEVNIIKVFSPEHGFRGDADAGAQVSGGIDPKTGVAVVSLYGQKKKPTQEDLLGLELVIFDIQDVGARFYTYISTMTLVMEACAEKSIPLMVLDRPNPNGFYVDGPVLEPEYTTFVGLHPVPVVHGMTVAEYAQMVNGEGWLEAGLSCELKVVPMLNYDHQTLYELPVKPSPNLQDMTSVYLYPSLCFFEGTMMSVGRGTGKPFRIIGHPDYTEGDFKFIPVATPGAALNPPFKDQECVGFDFSDMAYSIILHQRLSLQPLINAYRFFKNEKSFFNNYFNTLAGTATLRAQIEAGLSEAEIRESWQEDLAEFRKTRKKYLLYDD; the protein is encoded by the coding sequence ATGAAAAGACTGATCAAGTTTAGAAAAATACCTTTCATCGCTTTGCTTCTTTTGGTTTCATCGTGCCGGGCAACACCCCGGCAAGATGCGAATCCAAAGATGTTGGTCACAGGTGCTGAAAGAACAGAAATCTATCTTCCGATGTTGAAAGGCAAAAACATCGGCCTGGTGGCCAACCATACTTCACTGATCGGAACCACACATTTGCTGGATAGCCTGTTGGCGCTGGAGGTGAACATTATCAAAGTTTTCTCGCCTGAGCACGGATTCCGTGGCGATGCTGATGCCGGCGCACAAGTGTCTGGAGGCATTGACCCTAAAACCGGAGTTGCCGTGGTTTCATTATACGGCCAGAAGAAAAAACCTACGCAGGAGGATCTGCTTGGCCTCGAATTGGTCATTTTCGATATCCAGGATGTTGGCGCAAGGTTCTACACCTATATCAGCACCATGACGCTGGTGATGGAAGCCTGCGCCGAAAAAAGCATTCCCCTTATGGTTCTGGATCGTCCGAACCCAAATGGCTTTTATGTTGATGGACCGGTGCTGGAACCTGAATATACTACTTTTGTTGGCTTGCATCCGGTTCCGGTAGTGCATGGCATGACAGTAGCTGAATACGCTCAAATGGTCAACGGTGAAGGCTGGCTTGAGGCGGGGTTATCGTGCGAACTCAAAGTGGTTCCGATGCTCAATTACGACCATCAAACCTTGTATGAACTTCCGGTAAAGCCTTCGCCCAACCTACAGGATATGACCTCTGTGTATCTGTATCCTTCGCTTTGCTTTTTTGAAGGAACCATGATGAGTGTGGGGCGGGGAACAGGAAAACCGTTCAGGATTATCGGGCATCCTGATTATACCGAGGGAGATTTTAAATTTATACCGGTGGCTACGCCTGGGGCTGCTTTGAACCCACCGTTTAAAGATCAGGAATGTGTAGGTTTTGATTTCAGCGATATGGCTTACAGCATCATATTGCATCAGCGGTTATCATTGCAGCCGCTCATCAATGCCTACCGGTTTTTCAAAAATGAAAAATCATTTTTTAACAATTACTTCAATACCCTTGCTGGCACAGCAACTTTGAGGGCGCAAATTGAAGCCGGTTTATCGGAAGCTGAAATCCGTGAAAGCTGGCAGGAAGACCTAGCTGAATTTAGAAAGACAAGGAAGAAGTATCTTCTTTACGACGACTAG
- a CDS encoding TonB-dependent receptor translates to MNLNVFIKLVLLVLLVNLLPHANAQQRPAGSPSGADRNIGVLKGKLIDSYSSRQIEYGNVVLFRQQDSTMQNGTISDPNGEFIIEKIPVGRYYAVVQFIGFEPTTIPDLFFNPRTPEIDLGEVKLNPGSTALEGVEITAERDLMLANLDKRVINVDKDLTGIGGTAVDIMQNIPSVTVDIEGNVQLRGSGNILILIDGRPTGLQDLSSSDILQQIPANSIERVEVITNPSVRYDPDGTSGIINIVLKKRSLEGFNGMVQANYGTFGRFNGGVNLNLRAEKFNITASYDARLNRRKGSSSMERTTNFNEITTLLNQQGTSDDTMAMHLGSLGFDYMPNRFNTFSASVRYRNFGDHEENANSNITRTAGGDMLREFDRYAWSRRYMKSFNYNLAYRLTTQRVGEELTADLIINNNAMRRTEEITQESRFPETSLSLQQARARNTNKEGTLRMNYIRPLNETSRFEGGFTSSIKYLTMRYNYDRWDAEWIPDVDLANYFQMDEQIHAVYGIYAGMSGKFRYQVGLRGEMSVTNGEQELSGETFSNDYITAYPSIHLVYNFAQNQDVQVSYSRRVSRPRHWFLNPYIDYSDSLNIRSGNPELTPEFTGSYDISYVLSKDRNSLTTSLFYRKTTDMIQRVSRLHAEGITWNTWENITDGQFIGLELIGAYEVAQWMRVTANTSYFKHIINAFESDDGFYKIDRQEDFTWNARLNTQFTIAKNSTLQVSGNYSAPTIMAQGRMEQMYFADVAWRTDFLDRKATFSLRLSDVFNSRRFSGETWGPGFNTISERTRDSRVLWVGLSYRWNNFQRQRDRLNRNEDDNMMEMEEF, encoded by the coding sequence ATGAATTTAAATGTATTCATCAAACTTGTTTTGCTCGTATTACTCGTTAACTTGTTGCCCCATGCCAACGCACAGCAACGCCCGGCAGGCTCCCCTTCGGGGGCTGACAGAAACATAGGGGTTCTGAAAGGAAAACTGATAGATTCCTATTCTTCAAGGCAAATAGAATATGGAAACGTGGTGTTGTTTCGCCAGCAGGACTCAACCATGCAAAACGGTACCATTTCCGATCCCAATGGCGAATTTATTATTGAAAAAATTCCTGTTGGCAGATACTATGCTGTGGTACAGTTCATCGGATTTGAACCAACAACCATCCCTGATCTTTTTTTTAATCCGCGAACACCGGAAATTGACCTTGGTGAAGTAAAACTGAATCCAGGTTCTACAGCGCTCGAAGGCGTTGAAATTACTGCCGAACGTGACCTTATGCTAGCCAATCTCGACAAAAGGGTGATCAACGTTGACAAAGACCTGACCGGTATTGGCGGAACTGCTGTGGACATCATGCAGAATATTCCATCCGTCACAGTAGATATTGAAGGCAACGTACAATTACGCGGCAGTGGAAATATTCTCATACTTATTGATGGCCGCCCAACCGGTCTCCAGGATCTGAGTAGTTCCGACATTCTGCAGCAAATACCAGCCAATTCAATCGAAAGGGTAGAGGTGATCACGAATCCTTCGGTTCGCTACGACCCCGATGGAACTTCGGGCATCATCAATATTGTGCTTAAAAAGCGTAGCCTCGAAGGCTTTAATGGCATGGTACAAGCCAATTATGGAACCTTCGGGCGTTTTAACGGGGGTGTGAACCTCAACTTGCGGGCTGAGAAATTCAATATAACAGCAAGTTATGACGCCCGTTTGAACCGGCGGAAAGGTTCAAGCTCAATGGAACGAACCACTAATTTCAATGAAATAACAACCTTGCTCAATCAGCAAGGAACATCGGACGATACCATGGCCATGCACCTCGGCAGCCTTGGGTTCGACTACATGCCCAACCGCTTTAATACTTTTTCTGCATCAGTAAGATACAGGAATTTTGGCGACCATGAAGAAAATGCGAATTCGAACATCACCAGGACCGCAGGTGGCGATATGCTGCGCGAGTTTGACCGCTATGCATGGTCGAGGCGATATATGAAATCATTCAACTACAATCTTGCCTACCGCCTTACCACACAGCGTGTGGGTGAAGAGCTTACCGCCGACCTGATTATCAATAACAACGCAATGCGCCGGACAGAAGAGATAACGCAGGAAAGCAGGTTCCCGGAAACTTCTTTATCGCTGCAGCAGGCCCGTGCGCGAAATACAAACAAGGAAGGTACGCTGCGTATGAATTACATCAGACCGCTCAATGAAACATCTCGCTTTGAGGGTGGCTTTACCAGCAGCATCAAATACCTGACCATGCGATACAATTATGATCGGTGGGATGCTGAATGGATTCCTGATGTAGACCTTGCTAATTACTTTCAGATGGACGAACAGATTCATGCTGTTTATGGTATTTATGCAGGTATGAGCGGTAAATTCCGCTACCAGGTTGGCTTACGTGGCGAAATGTCGGTCACGAATGGTGAGCAGGAACTTAGCGGCGAAACTTTCAGCAACGATTATATCACTGCCTATCCCAGCATACACCTTGTTTATAATTTTGCCCAGAACCAGGATGTGCAGGTGAGTTATAGCCGCAGGGTAAGCCGTCCAAGGCATTGGTTTTTGAACCCTTACATTGATTATTCCGACTCTTTGAATATTCGCAGCGGTAACCCGGAACTTACACCCGAATTTACCGGTTCGTACGATATTTCTTATGTGCTTTCAAAAGACCGCAACAGCCTTACCACATCGCTGTTTTACCGCAAAACCACCGATATGATCCAACGTGTGAGCCGCCTGCATGCTGAAGGCATCACCTGGAATACATGGGAAAACATTACCGACGGGCAGTTTATCGGGCTTGAATTGATAGGTGCTTATGAAGTTGCCCAATGGATGCGCGTAACTGCAAACACTTCGTACTTCAAACATATCATCAATGCTTTTGAGAGTGACGACGGGTTTTACAAGATTGACCGACAGGAAGATTTTACATGGAACGCGCGTTTGAACACCCAGTTCACCATTGCGAAGAATTCAACACTACAGGTGTCGGGCAATTATTCTGCGCCTACCATCATGGCACAGGGCCGCATGGAGCAAATGTATTTTGCTGATGTTGCCTGGCGAACCGATTTCCTTGATCGCAAGGCTACTTTTAGCTTACGGCTGAGTGATGTTTTCAACTCCCGGCGATTTAGCGGCGAAACATGGGGCCCAGGTTTTAATACTATCAGCGAACGTACCAGGGATTCCAGGGTGCTGTGGGTTGGTTTGTCGTACCGATGGAACAACTTCCAACGCCAACGCGACCGCCTCAACCGCAACGAGGATGATAATATGATGGAGATGGAAGAGTTTTAG
- a CDS encoding pyridoxal phosphate-dependent aminotransferase yields MPQISAKGRKMPESPIRKLVPYADAAKSRGLKVYHLNIGQPDIETPKVALDAIRNFDLKVIEYSHSAGILSYRKKLTEYYKKVGINITPDEIIIGAGASEAILFAMQTCMDPGDEIIIPEPFYANYNGFAINAGVVVKPIPSSIETGFALPPIAEFEKAITPKTKAIMICNPNNPTGYLYNREELEVLRDIVIKHDLYLIADEVYREFCYDGETHTSVMHLDGLDQHVILIDSVSKRYSACGVRIGCMISKNKEVMRTAMKFAQARLSPPTLGQVAAEAAIETPDEYFKDVLHEYHLRRDIVVESINNMPGAFCPKPKGAFYATPRLPIDNSDKFCQWLLEDFDFKKQTVMLAPATGFYSTPGVGLDEVRISYVLKVEDLKAAMQCLAEALKVYPGRK; encoded by the coding sequence ATGCCACAGATTTCAGCAAAGGGCCGCAAGATGCCCGAATCACCTATCCGTAAACTTGTTCCTTATGCCGATGCAGCCAAAAGCCGCGGTTTAAAAGTGTATCATTTAAATATCGGTCAACCCGATATAGAAACCCCGAAAGTTGCCCTTGATGCTATCAGGAACTTTGATTTAAAGGTGATTGAATATAGCCATTCAGCCGGTATTCTCTCATACCGTAAGAAACTCACAGAATACTATAAGAAAGTTGGTATCAACATTACACCCGATGAAATCATAATAGGTGCCGGAGCCTCCGAAGCCATCCTGTTTGCTATGCAAACCTGTATGGACCCAGGCGATGAAATCATTATCCCCGAACCGTTCTATGCCAATTACAACGGTTTTGCCATCAATGCCGGCGTAGTTGTGAAACCCATTCCTTCAAGCATAGAAACAGGTTTTGCGCTACCTCCGATTGCAGAATTCGAAAAAGCCATCACACCAAAAACCAAGGCCATTATGATCTGCAATCCCAACAACCCTACCGGTTACCTCTACAACCGCGAGGAATTGGAAGTGCTGCGCGATATCGTGATCAAACATGACCTTTACCTTATCGCTGATGAAGTTTACCGTGAGTTCTGCTACGATGGTGAAACCCACACATCCGTAATGCATCTTGATGGTTTGGATCAGCACGTGATTTTAATTGACAGTGTATCGAAGCGCTACAGCGCCTGCGGTGTGCGGATAGGGTGCATGATTTCTAAAAACAAAGAAGTGATGCGCACCGCGATGAAATTTGCCCAGGCACGCCTGAGCCCGCCCACCCTTGGCCAGGTTGCCGCCGAAGCTGCCATTGAAACCCCTGATGAGTATTTCAAAGACGTTTTGCACGAATACCATTTGCGAAGGGATATTGTAGTGGAATCCATTAATAACATGCCGGGCGCTTTTTGTCCGAAACCCAAAGGTGCATTTTATGCAACACCCAGGCTTCCGATTGATAACTCCGACAAGTTCTGCCAATGGCTCCTCGAAGACTTTGATTTTAAAAAGCAAACCGTAATGCTTGCACCGGCCACCGGCTTTTATTCAACTCCCGGCGTTGGCCTTGATGAGGTAAGGATCAGCTATGTATTAAAGGTTGAAGACCTCAAAGCTGCCATGCAATGCCTGGCCGAAGCGCTTAAGGTTTACCCCGGAAGGAAATAA
- the gldA gene encoding gliding motility-associated ABC transporter ATP-binding subunit GldA, whose protein sequence is MSIETRQITKLYGDQKSLNNVSFKINAGEIVGFLGPNGAGKSTMMKILTCFIPPSSGEALVCGFDVQEEFKEVKKRVGYLPETNPLYLDMYVKEYLAFVAGIHNLGNKSKGRIAEMIEVTSLEQEQNKKLGQLSKGYRQRAGLAGALIHDPEVLILDEPTSGLDPNQLEEIRLLIRKIGKEKTVMLSTHIMQEVEALCSRVIIIDQGLIVADDSVARLSKLAGDKMVISVEFDKAVDMKSLLKIPGILEVTPISANIYQVTSKAENDIRQDIFRFAVEHNVSVLSMQKEQQKLEKVFQMLTRK, encoded by the coding sequence ATGTCAATAGAAACCAGACAGATTACGAAGCTATATGGCGATCAGAAATCCCTCAACAATGTGAGTTTCAAGATCAATGCAGGTGAAATTGTAGGATTTCTTGGACCCAACGGCGCAGGAAAATCTACGATGATGAAAATCCTAACCTGCTTTATACCTCCAAGTTCGGGCGAAGCACTTGTGTGTGGCTTTGATGTGCAGGAAGAGTTCAAAGAGGTTAAAAAACGCGTGGGCTACCTCCCGGAAACCAATCCTTTATACCTCGACATGTATGTGAAGGAATACCTGGCTTTCGTGGCGGGGATTCATAATCTGGGAAACAAAAGCAAGGGCCGCATTGCAGAAATGATTGAAGTGACCAGCCTTGAGCAGGAACAGAACAAAAAATTAGGACAATTATCAAAGGGTTACCGTCAACGTGCCGGACTGGCAGGCGCACTGATTCACGATCCGGAAGTCCTGATTCTTGATGAACCCACATCAGGCCTTGATCCGAACCAGCTCGAAGAAATCCGTTTGCTGATACGGAAAATCGGGAAAGAAAAAACCGTGATGCTTTCGACCCATATCATGCAGGAAGTGGAAGCGCTTTGCAGTCGCGTTATCATCATTGACCAGGGACTAATTGTTGCTGACGATTCGGTGGCAAGGCTCTCCAAATTGGCTGGCGATAAAATGGTTATTTCAGTTGAGTTTGACAAGGCTGTAGATATGAAATCGCTGCTTAAAATTCCGGGCATACTGGAAGTTACCCCAATTTCAGCAAACATTTACCAGGTAACCTCAAAAGCTGAAAACGACATCCGTCAGGACATTTTCCGGTTCGCAGTTGAACACAATGTTAGCGTTCTTTCAATGCAAAAAGAGCAGCAAAAGCTTGAAAAAGTTTTTCAGATGCTGACGAGGAAGTAG